A single window of Liolophura sinensis isolate JHLJ2023 chromosome 6, CUHK_Ljap_v2, whole genome shotgun sequence DNA harbors:
- the LOC135467659 gene encoding uncharacterized protein LOC135467659 produces MVISLYSEHTIRFLTRQTQELNMAKQTVGCYSTAGRGTEHFAAKELKDLDCIEEIRVTDGKVYFNICSQNLACLKSLRCVERIFLQITQMKTKEICNGFRLEMEKLNHCLMRRHLWAQCAVNYQQWKKETAAHFEESLVKRRRLDSHENQCDSVKNVSFRVSCKCSGRISRKCNPQDLSHRIGRKLSSLMGWQIDLRHPDMEVSVHLNDDNFTVGIPMVREPLSRRPYIRHHGLRSTVAWIMCSLADIQPGSLILDPLCGKATILIEGSRNWKDAIFVGVDKSDIQLKMASENIAVSRTASVSLIKADLNSLPIRCNSVDAVVCDLPFGRKHFVVGDLEHFYQTTLRQIDRVVKPSAQIVLLTSCEMEKVLIHQIDHGDVPARGDNCLPATDHNSVPGNLDPPVTLQTPSSPADIMQHGENQKTVVDRHSTDGSERSGSRQEKCFSEDNKSKILENENSSSGLKTLNVDSDIDKTGDSIEDCSVSGKKQLFEEKGHFTVFTSNGRDMCASLRDSLQLQWTVGDSFYIKLGETHSKICTFQKKLP; encoded by the exons ATAAGAGTCACTGATGGGAAAGTCTACTTCAACATATGCTCGCAGAATTTAGCCTGTCTGAAGTCATTACGATGTGTGGAGAGGATATTTCTTCAAATTACACAGATGAAAACTAAGGAAATATGCAATG GATTCCGACTTGAAATGGAAAAGCTCAATCACTGTTTGATGAGAAGACATTTGTGGGCACAGTGTGCAGTCAACTATCAACAATGGAAGAAAGAGACTGCGGCACATTTTGAGGAATCTCTTGTTAAGCGTAGAAGGCTTGACAGTCATGAAAATCAGTGTGACTCCGTCAAAAATGTGTCATTTCGAGTATCTTGTAAATGTTCAGGAAGGATATCCAGAAAATGTAACCCACAG GATTTATCCCACAGAATTGGAAGGAAATTATCTAGTCTAATGGGCTGGCAAATTGATTTGCGGCATCCAGATATGGAG GTTTCAGTTCACCTCAATGATGACAACTTTACTGTAGGCATCCCAATGGTCAG GGAGCCCTTGTCCAGACGGCCATACATCAGACATCATGGGTTACGGTCTACAGTCGCCTGGATCATGTGTAGTCTGGCTGATATACAG CCAGGCAGTTTAATTCTAGATCCATTATGTGGAAAAGCAACAATATTGATTGAAGGGTCACGGAATTGGAAG gaTGCCATTTTTGTTGGTGTGGATAAATCTGACATCCAGCTGAAGATGGCCTCTGAGAATATTGCAGTTTCAAGAACGGCTTCAGTGAGCCTGATCAAAGCTGATTTGAACA GCTTGCCCATAAGATGTAACAGTGTCGATGCTGTTGTCTGTGATTTACCATTTGGACGTAAACACTTTGTTGTGGGGGACCTGGAGCATTTCTATCAAACAACACTGAGACAAATAGACAG GGTTGTTAAGCCAAGTGCACAGATTGTATTGCTGACAAGTTGTGAGATGGAGAAAGTCCTGATACATCAGATTGATCATGGTGATGTCCCcgccaggggagataactgcttACCAGCCACAGATCATAACAGTGTGCCTGGTAATTTGGATCCTCCAGTGACTCTTCAAACACCTAGTAGTCCAGCTGACATCATGCAGCATGGTGAAAACCAGAAAACTGTTGTGGATAGACATAGTACAGATGGTAGTGAAAGAAGTGGATCTagacaagaaaaatgtttttctgagGACAATAAATCAAAGATATTAGAGAACGAGAACAGTTCAAGTGGTTTAAAGACCTTAAATGTTGACAGTGATATAGACAAGACTGGTGATTCTATTGAGGACTGCTCGGTAAGTGGAAAAAAGCAGCTGTTTGAGGAGAAAGGTCACTTCACAGTATTCACCAGTAATGGCAGAGACATGTGTGCCTCTCTGCGAGATTCACTTCAACTCCAGTGGACTGTGGGAGATAGCTTCTATATTAAATTAGGTGAAACCCATtctaaaatttgtacatttcagaaGAAACTTCCGTGA
- the LOC135467673 gene encoding fermitin family homolog 2-like, with product MMVADLGPIDGSWELNITVTDLQVERTLRVTGDLHIGGVMLQLVEALDIALDWSDHALWWPEKNMWLGHSRSTLDQYGVQADARLQFTPMHKSLRVQLPDLQLLDLRVDCSVKVFSAVRQTCKELGIRNPEEMSFMRKMNKEELKRNLKKRTRDRETPTSQSNNHHHLSSNSIDGGLNTSSYSNRSPMSPSPQGTLLRTPGTPGSPYTPNMSSSSPYSTYNGTLSPGSMHSLSFEGCQDITLANSPQLPAKEALEMLYRPKSFSEKAYVNGAWLDSSRSLMEQGIRENDIILLKFKFYSFYDLNPKYDMVRINQIYEQARWSLMAEEIDCTEEEMMVFAALQVQIQMQVGVPQPDPENITPGQEDDDIDAALKDLQESLEGNSINSPGDITHIPELGDYVKFFKPKKFTLKNYKRYWCTFKDTHVSLYKSRDEASGPPVTRIDIRGCEANPDVNISARKYGIKLFVPSTDGGMTEVWLRFDSEQQYARWMAACKLASKGKTMADSTYESEVQSLSTFLTMQHPAPAPSITASQVDIQAENYVAPRFFRKLKSKQLVQRIMEAHANVKNMNLMESKMAFIKAWQALPEYGITYFIIRMSNSKKDELIGVAYNRIMRMDLQSGDSIKAWRYNVMKSWHVNWEVRHVVLDLEDEHVAFACHSADCKIVHEFIGGYIFLSMRSQDKNQSLNEELFHKLTGGWSS from the exons acaTTGCCTTGGATTGGTCAGATCACGCATTATGGTGGCCAGAGAAGAACATGTGGCTGGGTCATTCGCGGTCAACCCTTGACCAATATGGGGTTCAGGCAGATGCACGATTACAgttcacacccatgcacaaaaGTCTGCGTGTCCAGTTACCTGACTTACAGTTGTTAGACCTCAGGGTGGACTGCTCTGTTAAGGTGTTCAGTGCCGTGCGGCAGACATGCAAGGAGTTAG GTATCCGAAATCCAGAGGAAATGTCCTTTATGAGGAAGATGAATAAAGAAGAATTAAAAAGGAATCTAAAGAAAAGGACTCGTGACCGAGAAACACCAACGTCTCAGTCTAACAACCACCATCACCTGTCTTCTAACAGTATAGATGGAGGGTTGAACACAAGCTCCTACTCAAACAGGAGCCCTATGTCCCCCTCACCTCAG ggaACATTGTTGCGCACGCCTGGCACCCCGGGCAGCCCCTACACCCCCAACATGTCCTCGTCTTCTCCGTACTCCACATATAATGGCACCCTCTCCCCGGGCTCTATGCACAGCCTGTCGTTTGAGGGCTGTCAGGATATAACTTTAGCCAACAGTCCACAGCTTCCTGCCAAAGAAGCCTTAGAAATGTTATATAGACCAAAGTCTTTCTCGGAGAAAGCTTATGTCAACGGGGC ATGGCTAGACTCTTCACGGTCTCTTATGGAACAAGGTATCCGAGAGAATGACATTATTCTGCTGAAATTCAAGTTCTACAGCTTCTATGACCTTAACCCCAAG TATGACATGGTACGCATCAACCAGATCTACGAGCAGGCACGTTGGTCCCTCATGGCTGAGGAGATAGACTGTACAGAGGAGGAGATGATGGTGTTTGCTGCTCTACAG GTTCAGATTCAGATGCAGGTGGGTGTGCCCCAGCCTGACCCTGAGAACATCACCCCAGGTCAGGAGGATGACGACATCGATGCCGCTCTCAAAGACCTACAGGAGTCCCTGGAAGGCAATAGCATAAACTCACCAGGGGACATAACTCACATACCTGAACTTGGAGATTACGTCAAATTTTTCAA ACCCAAAAAATTTACCCTGAAGAATTACAAGAGGTATTGGTGTACGTTTAAGGACACTCATGTGTCTCTGTACAAAAGTCGAGATGAAGCCTCAGGTCCTCCAGTCACCCGGATTGACATTAGAG GTTGTGAAGCTAACCCAGATGTGAACATTTCGGCCAGGAAATATGGTATCAAGTTATTTGTACCAAGCACGGATGGGGGCATGACAGAAGTGTGGCTCCGATTTGATTCT gagCAGCAGTATGCCCGGTGGATGGCTGCCTGTAAACTGGCATCTAAAGGCAAGACAATGGCAGACAGTACGTACGAATCTGAGGTCCAGTCCCTGAGCACCTTCCTCACTATGCAGCACCCTGCCCCTGCCCCATCCATCACAGCTTCACAGGTTGATATTCAGGCGGAAAACTATGTCGCCCCCAGGTTTTTCAGGAAGTTAAAGTCCAAACAG CTTGTACAGAGGATCATGGAGGCCCATGCTAATGTGAAGAATATGAACCTAATGGAGTCCAAGATGGCATTCATCAAGGCCTGGCAGGCTCTGCCAGAGTATGGTATCACCTACTTCATCATCAGGATGAGCAACAGCAAGAAAGAT GAGTTGATCGGAGTTGCTTACAACCGTATAATGAGGATGGACTTGCAGTCTGGAGACTCGATTAAAGCGTGGCGTTACAACGTCATGAAATCCTGGCATGTGAACTGGGAGGTTCGCCATGTAGTCCTTGACCTGGAGGATGAACACGTGGCATTTGCTTGCCATTCTGCGGACTGCAAGATCGTGCACGAGTTCATCGGGGGTTACATCTTCTTGTCCATGAGATCACAAGACAAGAACCAGTCTCTGAACGAGGAACTCTTCCACAAGTTAACGGGCGGCTGGTCGTCGTGA